In Vibrio bathopelagicus, the following are encoded in one genomic region:
- a CDS encoding ATP-binding protein encodes MRSLSRFLLFTLAMLSWPSHANLEYDLQSRPQVSDIAQDLDQRINALPDPLFMEAADKRKVNVLLAEVLRVQNQQIATFDQQLLDYRKNSDADLWFDVESSYVTLNSLNVSKQHLLEQTTAANRERLTGFGPYGVTQFKQEWRLTKLNVEYLVYFQTRSFKALITDIFISPVPVIWASLKVLFIYFALVWWLSNSTRLIELFRVNFLEAKQNPPFLVRLIWYVSRAHRAIAWLIAITISLRILSSIPSLQHLIFLEIFTWWILGGSIAISFILEFAFRISRTSNKEVIALRLSTIRRYVWSFIVAGVILQISIRTLGKGTIYSWIYSALFFWFVLVTISVLRLWRAKVFDALHHISDRPVWVNWAVNRQETFILNILATAIGVVWLTVYTFQHRIMALLSGYTLFSQALAYLFRIEVAKQSDLDKNQQNLVRIKGAQTFEYVLPGSIDSTLIDYAGDEVKQLNRYLMSDSPAICIVSGERGVGSTTLLYTLLHKVTNAEPIYVSCPYAGYKELLCHLAVSIGLEEEATEIQILAHLRKSETTYLIAIDNAQRLVKPMVGGLSDLIRLTNLLRRSKKNHRVVMSIAKSSWRFVDRARGERLLFDFVCFLPRWTEKQIGELLTSRINTELEKPLSFDGLVVPKQWDQDEMTEEERARQGFYRILWHYSDGNPTVALRFFRLSLNRNKDTDQAVVRLFHVPEAQELENMPKPMLAVLRSIVQLEIASPEVLSDCTQLSIAEITGILRYFESRGYIGWSEEKAKISDHWFRHITNVLDRQHLLVK; translated from the coding sequence ATGCGTTCACTATCGCGCTTCTTATTGTTCACTTTAGCCATGCTCTCTTGGCCTAGTCATGCCAACTTGGAATATGACTTGCAGTCACGCCCTCAGGTGTCCGACATTGCCCAAGATCTGGATCAACGCATCAATGCACTCCCCGACCCTCTGTTTATGGAGGCGGCAGATAAACGTAAGGTCAATGTTTTATTGGCTGAAGTGCTTCGAGTCCAAAACCAACAAATCGCAACCTTTGATCAACAGCTTCTGGATTATAGAAAAAACAGTGATGCGGATTTGTGGTTTGACGTTGAATCGAGCTACGTAACATTAAACAGTTTAAATGTGAGTAAGCAGCACTTACTTGAGCAGACCACTGCCGCAAACAGAGAGCGTCTAACGGGTTTTGGCCCTTATGGTGTAACGCAGTTTAAGCAAGAGTGGCGACTGACTAAGCTCAATGTCGAGTATTTGGTGTATTTTCAAACTCGTAGTTTCAAAGCGTTGATCACTGACATCTTCATTTCGCCGGTGCCCGTTATTTGGGCTTCTTTGAAAGTGCTGTTTATTTACTTTGCTTTAGTGTGGTGGTTATCAAACAGCACGCGCCTGATCGAATTGTTCCGAGTTAACTTTTTGGAAGCTAAACAAAATCCTCCTTTCTTGGTGCGTTTGATTTGGTACGTGAGCCGTGCCCATCGCGCGATAGCGTGGTTAATCGCGATTACTATTTCATTGCGCATTCTCTCAAGCATCCCGAGCTTACAACATCTGATTTTCCTAGAGATCTTTACGTGGTGGATTCTTGGTGGCTCGATAGCCATTAGCTTTATTCTGGAATTTGCGTTCCGTATTAGCCGAACTTCAAACAAAGAAGTCATTGCGCTGCGACTTTCAACGATTCGCCGTTATGTATGGAGTTTTATCGTTGCGGGTGTAATCCTTCAGATTTCAATTCGTACACTAGGAAAAGGCACGATTTACAGCTGGATCTACAGTGCGCTGTTCTTCTGGTTTGTTCTTGTGACTATCTCAGTATTGAGGCTATGGCGTGCGAAGGTGTTTGATGCGTTACATCATATTTCAGATCGCCCTGTGTGGGTTAATTGGGCGGTTAATCGCCAAGAGACCTTTATTCTCAATATTCTGGCAACCGCAATTGGTGTTGTGTGGCTAACGGTGTACACCTTCCAACATCGAATCATGGCGTTACTATCTGGTTATACCCTATTTAGCCAAGCGCTGGCTTACCTGTTCAGAATTGAAGTCGCGAAACAGTCCGACCTTGATAAAAATCAGCAGAATCTTGTAAGAATCAAAGGCGCCCAAACCTTTGAATACGTGCTGCCAGGTTCTATTGATAGTACTTTGATTGACTACGCGGGCGATGAAGTGAAACAACTCAATCGCTATCTGATGTCTGACAGCCCAGCGATTTGTATTGTGTCTGGTGAACGTGGTGTGGGCTCTACAACGCTGCTCTACACTTTGCTACATAAAGTCACCAACGCAGAGCCAATCTACGTTAGCTGCCCTTATGCCGGTTACAAAGAGCTTCTTTGCCACTTGGCTGTAAGTATCGGGCTAGAAGAAGAAGCGACAGAAATTCAGATTCTGGCTCACTTACGTAAAAGCGAAACCACTTATCTGATCGCGATCGACAACGCGCAACGACTTGTTAAACCTATGGTGGGCGGTCTATCGGATTTGATTCGCTTAACCAACTTACTGCGCCGATCTAAAAAGAATCACCGTGTGGTAATGTCGATTGCTAAATCAAGTTGGCGATTTGTGGATAGAGCTCGTGGCGAGCGTCTGCTGTTTGATTTCGTGTGTTTCTTACCTCGTTGGACTGAGAAGCAAATCGGTGAACTACTGACAAGCCGCATCAATACCGAGTTAGAAAAGCCGTTGTCGTTTGATGGATTGGTGGTTCCTAAACAATGGGATCAAGATGAGATGACAGAAGAAGAACGTGCGCGCCAAGGCTTCTATCGAATTCTATGGCATTACTCTGATGGTAACCCAACAGTGGCTCTGCGCTTCTTCCGTTTATCTCTTAATAGAAACAAAGACACCGACCAAGCTGTTGTTAGGCTTTTCCATGTGCCTGAAGCGCAAGAGTTAGAGAATATGCCTAAACCCATGTTGGCCGTGCTTCGCTCGATTGTTCAGCTCGAGATAGCCTCTCCTGAAGTTTTGTCTGACTGTACTCAGCTGAGTATTGCGGAGATTACGGGGATTCTGCGTTACTTCGAAAGTCGAGGTTACATTGGTTGGAGTGAAGAGAAGGCAAAGATTTCTGATCACTGGTTCCGCCACATTACGAACGTTCTCGACCGTCAACATCTCTTGGTGAAGTAA
- a CDS encoding cytochrome ubiquinol oxidase subunit I, with amino-acid sequence MLTDVVDLSRFQFASTALYHFIFVPLTIGLSVLLAVMESLYVMTNKTIYKDMTKFWGKLFGINFAIGVATGLTMEFQFGTNWAYYSHYVGDIFGAPLAIEALVAFFLESTLVGMFFFGWDKLSKRQHLSVTWLTALGSNFSGLWILMANGWMQNPVGAEFNFQTMRMEMTDFIEVIFNPVTQVKFVHTVAAGYTTGALFIMGISAYYMLKGRDLPFARRSFAVASAFGMAAIVSTVMLGDESGYELGDVQQVKLAAIEAEWHTEEAPASFTLFGFPNQETMETDYAIKIPYVMGIIATRSLDTPVIGIHDLLAKNEERVRNGILAYGLLEKLRSGDKSQQNIDEFETVKHDLGYGLLVKKYSDTVVDATEQQIKQAAKDTIPTVAPLFWSFRLMVVCGVLIFAIIGLSFVQICRRKIGTSRWLLKATVCAIPLPWIACEAGWFVAEYGRQPWAIGEILPVNMAASNLPASSLWISIGLVYVLYTFFLIVEMFLMVKFAKLGPSALKTGRYHHEQSNNELASSETKNRQNQLDKSIDLH; translated from the coding sequence ATGCTTACAGATGTCGTCGATCTGTCGCGGTTTCAATTCGCAAGTACCGCTCTCTATCATTTTATATTTGTTCCCCTAACCATTGGTCTCTCGGTTTTACTCGCCGTGATGGAATCATTGTATGTAATGACCAACAAAACTATCTACAAGGACATGACCAAGTTTTGGGGTAAATTATTCGGTATCAACTTCGCCATCGGTGTTGCTACTGGTTTAACGATGGAATTCCAGTTTGGTACTAACTGGGCTTATTACTCCCATTATGTGGGCGACATATTTGGCGCCCCACTCGCTATTGAAGCGCTTGTTGCGTTTTTCTTAGAGTCGACCCTCGTCGGGATGTTCTTCTTTGGTTGGGACAAGCTTTCAAAGCGTCAACACTTGTCTGTAACGTGGTTGACGGCCTTAGGTTCAAATTTCTCCGGTTTATGGATCTTAATGGCCAATGGCTGGATGCAAAACCCGGTTGGCGCAGAGTTTAATTTCCAAACCATGCGTATGGAGATGACTGATTTTATCGAAGTTATCTTTAACCCTGTAACCCAAGTGAAGTTCGTTCATACGGTTGCGGCTGGTTACACAACGGGTGCGTTATTTATCATGGGGATCAGCGCCTACTACATGCTGAAAGGACGAGACTTACCATTTGCTCGTCGTTCATTTGCAGTAGCGAGTGCATTTGGCATGGCTGCCATCGTCTCTACCGTGATGCTTGGCGATGAATCTGGTTATGAACTTGGTGATGTGCAACAAGTGAAATTGGCTGCTATCGAAGCAGAATGGCACACAGAGGAAGCTCCAGCTTCATTCACGTTGTTTGGTTTCCCTAATCAAGAAACAATGGAGACGGACTACGCAATTAAGATCCCATATGTGATGGGTATTATCGCAACGCGTTCCCTGGATACGCCAGTCATCGGTATTCATGATCTACTAGCAAAAAATGAAGAGCGTGTTCGAAACGGTATCTTAGCGTATGGATTGTTAGAGAAACTCCGTTCTGGTGACAAGTCCCAGCAAAATATCGATGAGTTTGAAACGGTTAAGCACGATTTGGGCTATGGACTGTTAGTTAAGAAATACAGTGACACCGTTGTAGACGCGACAGAGCAACAGATCAAACAGGCGGCTAAAGATACTATCCCAACGGTTGCCCCATTGTTCTGGAGCTTCCGCCTTATGGTCGTGTGCGGCGTATTGATATTCGCAATAATCGGTCTTTCTTTTGTCCAAATTTGCCGTCGTAAAATTGGTACCAGTCGCTGGTTACTGAAAGCGACAGTATGTGCGATCCCACTGCCTTGGATTGCATGTGAAGCGGGTTGGTTTGTGGCTGAGTATGGTCGTCAACCCTGGGCTATCGGCGAAATCCTTCCAGTAAACATGGCGGCTTCTAACCTACCCGCTTCGAGTTTGTGGATCTCTATCGGGTTAGTTTACGTGCTTTATACGTTCTTCCTGATTGTCGAAATGTTCTTGATGGTTAAATTCGCAAAACTGGGACCAAGCGCTTTGAAAACGGGTCGTTACCATCATGAACAATCAAACAACGAACTAGCTTCTTCAGAAACTAAAAATAGACAGAATCAACTAGATAAATCTATTGATCTTCATTAA
- the cydB gene encoding cytochrome d ubiquinol oxidase subunit II: MFDYENLRLFTWAIIGVLLIGFIITDGFDMGVAALLPVLGKSEVDRRVMINSIAPHWDGNQVWLVTAGGAILAIWPAVYAAAFSGFYLAMILVLATLWLRPLGMEYRAKIDNPKWKKACDTALIVSGSIPPVIFGVGFGNLLIGVPFEFNELLMMTYHGGFWDLLTPFPILCGLVSLAMVITQGAAFLQMKTTGDLKLRAQRVIVCMAFVSAGLFAAGGLFAYTLPGYLITSPIVTDAVSNPLLKHVVKFDDLLLHNYETHPLLWVIPALGVIGMLGCVLMTRLNRAGFAFVSSSLSLACIVLTAGVALFPMIMPSSLIPSHSLTLWDGTSSQLTLSIISVVAVIVVPIILGYTTWCYYKMFGRIDSQYIHDNSSSLY; the protein is encoded by the coding sequence ATGTTTGATTATGAAAATCTTCGCCTGTTCACGTGGGCTATTATTGGGGTGTTGTTGATCGGTTTTATTATTACCGACGGCTTCGACATGGGTGTTGCAGCGTTACTGCCAGTGTTAGGAAAATCCGAAGTAGATCGCCGAGTCATGATTAACTCGATTGCGCCTCACTGGGATGGAAACCAGGTATGGTTGGTGACAGCCGGTGGTGCAATTCTAGCAATATGGCCAGCCGTTTATGCGGCAGCGTTTTCCGGGTTTTATTTAGCAATGATATTGGTTCTAGCGACATTATGGTTAAGACCGCTAGGTATGGAGTATCGAGCTAAAATAGATAATCCAAAATGGAAAAAGGCTTGTGATACCGCATTAATCGTAAGCGGCTCTATTCCACCGGTTATCTTTGGTGTTGGCTTCGGTAACTTGTTAATTGGTGTTCCGTTCGAATTTAACGAACTGTTAATGATGACATACCACGGTGGTTTCTGGGATCTATTAACCCCCTTCCCAATACTCTGTGGTTTGGTGAGCTTAGCAATGGTCATCACGCAAGGTGCTGCGTTCTTACAAATGAAAACGACGGGTGATCTAAAGTTACGAGCACAAAGAGTTATCGTATGTATGGCATTTGTGAGCGCTGGACTATTTGCGGCTGGCGGCTTATTTGCTTACACATTACCGGGCTATCTCATTACAAGCCCTATCGTAACTGATGCCGTTTCTAACCCATTGCTGAAGCATGTCGTAAAATTTGATGACTTGCTGCTACATAACTACGAAACCCACCCGTTACTATGGGTTATTCCTGCCCTTGGTGTCATCGGAATGCTGGGTTGTGTATTGATGACACGACTTAATCGTGCAGGGTTCGCCTTCGTATCTTCAAGCTTATCGCTGGCGTGTATTGTCCTGACTGCAGGCGTTGCTTTGTTCCCGATGATCATGCCGTCTAGCTTGATCCCTTCACACAGTTTAACGCTGTGGGATGGAACATCGAGCCAATTAACACTGAGTATTATCTCTGTTGTCGCAGTTATCGTAGTGCCAATTATTTTAGGTTACACAACATGGTGTTACTACAAAATGTTCGGCCGAATAGACAGTCAATACATTCACGATAACAGCTCGTCTCTGTATTAA
- a CDS encoding ABC-F family ATPase, with amino-acid sequence MISTANITQQFGAKPLFENISVKFGEGNRYGLIGANGCGKSTFMKILSGELEPSAGNVSYDPNERVAKLNQDQFAYEEFTVIDTVIMGHKELWAIKQERDRIYSLPEMSEEDGMKVADLEVQFAEMDGYMAEAKAGELLLAVGIEESLHFGLMSEVAPGWKLRVLLSQVLFADPHIMLLDEPTNNLDMDTIKWLEDTLNQRNCTMIIISHDRHFLNSVCTHMADLDYGALRLFPGNYDEYMTAATQARERLLSDNAKKKAQIAELQTFVSRFSANASKAKQATSRAKQIDKIQLDEVKASSRQNPFIRFEQSKELFRNALVVENLAQGFEEDLYNKFDAIFEVGERVAIIGENGVGKTTLLNTLAGALEAREGEYKWSENSNIGYYAQDHAHDFEKDMNLFDWMSQWRQEGEDEQVVRGFLGRMLFGQDDIKKSVKVISGGEQGRMLLGKIMMHKPNILLMDEPTNHMDMESIEALNLALENYKGTLFFVSHDRVFVDSLATRVLEIKDGKINDFRGTYAEFLKARA; translated from the coding sequence TTGATCTCCACAGCAAATATCACTCAACAATTCGGCGCTAAGCCACTTTTCGAAAATATTTCAGTTAAGTTCGGCGAAGGTAACCGTTACGGTTTAATCGGCGCGAATGGCTGTGGTAAATCGACGTTCATGAAGATCCTATCAGGTGAACTTGAACCAAGTGCTGGTAACGTAAGCTACGATCCAAACGAGCGCGTAGCTAAACTAAACCAAGACCAATTTGCTTACGAAGAATTCACGGTAATCGACACGGTTATCATGGGTCACAAAGAGCTTTGGGCTATTAAGCAAGAGCGTGACCGCATTTACTCTTTGCCTGAAATGAGCGAAGAAGACGGCATGAAAGTAGCTGATCTTGAAGTTCAGTTCGCTGAAATGGACGGTTACATGGCAGAAGCGAAAGCGGGTGAGCTTCTTCTTGCTGTAGGTATTGAAGAATCACTGCACTTCGGTCTAATGAGCGAAGTAGCACCGGGTTGGAAACTTCGTGTTCTATTGTCTCAAGTACTGTTTGCAGACCCGCACATCATGCTTCTTGACGAACCAACGAACAACCTGGATATGGATACAATTAAGTGGTTGGAAGATACGCTTAACCAACGTAACTGCACAATGATCATCATTTCGCATGACCGTCACTTCCTAAACTCAGTTTGTACACACATGGCTGACCTTGATTACGGTGCACTTCGTCTGTTCCCTGGTAACTACGATGAGTACATGACAGCAGCGACGCAAGCTCGTGAACGTCTACTTTCTGATAACGCGAAGAAGAAAGCACAAATTGCTGAACTTCAAACGTTCGTTTCTCGTTTCTCTGCTAACGCATCTAAAGCGAAGCAAGCAACGTCTCGAGCTAAACAGATCGACAAGATTCAACTAGACGAAGTTAAAGCGTCTAGCCGTCAAAACCCATTTATCCGTTTCGAACAGTCTAAAGAACTATTCCGTAACGCACTTGTGGTTGAAAACTTGGCTCAAGGTTTTGAAGAAGACCTATACAACAAGTTCGATGCAATTTTCGAAGTTGGTGAGCGTGTTGCTATCATCGGTGAGAATGGCGTAGGTAAAACAACGCTACTTAACACACTAGCGGGTGCTCTAGAAGCGCGCGAAGGTGAGTACAAATGGTCTGAAAACTCAAACATCGGTTACTACGCTCAAGATCACGCACATGATTTTGAAAAAGACATGAACCTGTTTGATTGGATGAGCCAATGGCGTCAAGAAGGCGAAGACGAGCAAGTTGTTCGCGGCTTCCTTGGTCGTATGCTATTTGGCCAAGACGACATCAAGAAATCTGTAAAGGTTATCTCTGGTGGTGAGCAAGGTCGTATGCTTCTTGGCAAGATCATGATGCACAAGCCAAACATCCTTCTAATGGATGAACCAACGAACCACATGGATATGGAATCTATCGAAGCGCTTAACTTGGCTCTTGAGAACTACAAAGGCACATTGTTCTTCGTATCTCATGACCGCGTATTCGTAGACTCTCTAGCGACTCGTGTTCTTGAAATCAAAGACGGCAAGATCAACGACTTCCGCGGTACTTACGCAGAGTTCTTGAAAGCACGCGCTTAG
- the cydX gene encoding cytochrome bd-I oxidase subunit CydX — protein MWYLCWVLGVLLASAFGIINALWLEHTDFLDPKD, from the coding sequence ATGTGGTATTTATGTTGGGTGTTAGGCGTATTGCTAGCAAGTGCGTTTGGAATTATTAATGCGCTTTGGCTAGAACACACTGATTTTCTCGATCCAAAAGACTAG
- a CDS encoding methyl-accepting chemotaxis protein, with protein MSNSPEPQYRSMSLSIRSKFILINLTLFVSVFIYAIYEQFSLDKLESLERAATENLRSSVDLLTLRRHEKDFLSRHDQKYAERFDKTANTLNQRLVTLNQTLASLELDLSDQMTRISDTLNQYQKQFHQIVGQVNDIERKTMPLGFVTALDGERTALKSAIEAESSLTLELALLELIEKDFHYLAHTNDQTNVALATALKEFEPYSQTSIATEQAYSNYKTAVETLLLANTRLGLSAELGLRGALRSNVHQTEQAIDEVQSEISQAITAASTHTKNMLHLFGAAIVALLSLLLVFIGRNILGRIKAINVMMESIAHGDGDLTVRMNAKGNDELAQLAHSFDTFINKLHGNIKELSSVMTVLTDSSCSSEEAAIKSMSNAEKQKQQSESVATAVNELVMTSNEVTANIENAALNAEKIKDNAHQALQETHATNDSINVLAENIAESQNLIVQLEDQSREINQVVTTIQGIAEQTNLLALNAAIEAARAGDHGRGFAVVASEVRELSLMTNDSTHQIESTIHGLTSGIAKTVAKMSVSLEQTGLVKHQTKDVVNAIEGIHFQVGEMFDLNSQIATASEEQSMVSAEIDRNITDIAHLASDTHTVVSGSVRCSEQVSNVSVKLEKIVAQFKY; from the coding sequence ATGAGTAATTCACCGGAACCTCAGTATCGTTCTATGTCTCTTTCAATACGCAGCAAGTTTATTCTAATCAACCTCACCCTATTTGTTTCTGTTTTTATCTATGCCATCTATGAGCAGTTTAGCTTAGATAAGCTAGAGTCCTTGGAACGTGCTGCGACTGAAAACCTTAGAAGCTCAGTCGATCTATTAACGTTGAGACGGCATGAGAAAGATTTTTTATCACGTCACGATCAAAAATACGCAGAACGCTTCGACAAAACGGCTAACACCTTGAATCAACGACTGGTTACTTTGAACCAAACCTTAGCCTCACTCGAGCTTGATCTGTCAGATCAAATGACAAGGATCTCTGATACGCTGAACCAATATCAAAAGCAGTTTCATCAGATTGTTGGACAAGTGAATGATATCGAACGCAAAACCATGCCTCTCGGTTTTGTTACCGCACTGGACGGTGAAAGAACCGCGTTAAAATCCGCTATCGAAGCCGAGTCAAGTTTAACGCTTGAGCTTGCGCTGTTAGAGCTGATTGAAAAAGACTTCCATTATCTCGCTCATACCAATGATCAAACTAATGTAGCATTAGCCACAGCACTTAAAGAATTTGAACCCTATTCCCAGACGTCTATTGCTACAGAGCAAGCTTATTCGAACTACAAAACCGCTGTAGAAACTCTGCTACTTGCCAATACAAGACTAGGGTTGTCAGCCGAGCTTGGTCTTCGAGGCGCGCTACGTAGCAATGTTCATCAAACGGAACAAGCCATTGACGAGGTACAAAGTGAGATAAGCCAAGCGATTACAGCGGCAAGTACACACACCAAAAATATGCTGCATCTTTTTGGCGCAGCTATCGTCGCCCTGCTTTCTCTGTTGTTAGTATTCATTGGTCGCAACATACTCGGGCGTATTAAGGCCATTAATGTGATGATGGAATCAATTGCTCATGGAGATGGTGACCTAACTGTTCGTATGAACGCAAAAGGCAACGACGAGCTCGCGCAACTTGCTCACTCGTTCGATACCTTCATCAACAAGCTGCACGGCAACATAAAAGAGCTGTCGAGTGTCATGACGGTGCTGACAGACAGCTCATGCAGCTCTGAAGAAGCGGCAATCAAAAGTATGAGTAATGCTGAAAAGCAGAAGCAACAATCTGAATCAGTAGCAACGGCAGTTAATGAATTGGTGATGACAAGTAATGAAGTGACGGCAAACATCGAAAACGCAGCGTTAAACGCTGAAAAAATCAAAGACAATGCACATCAGGCGTTGCAAGAAACCCACGCAACCAATGACAGCATTAATGTGCTAGCTGAGAACATTGCAGAATCTCAAAACCTAATTGTTCAGCTCGAAGACCAGAGTCGCGAAATCAATCAAGTTGTTACTACGATTCAAGGTATAGCGGAACAAACTAACCTACTCGCGCTAAATGCGGCTATAGAAGCTGCGCGTGCTGGTGACCATGGTCGTGGGTTTGCAGTCGTGGCGTCTGAAGTGAGAGAGCTTTCGCTAATGACCAACGATTCAACCCATCAAATTGAATCGACCATTCATGGCCTAACGTCGGGAATAGCAAAAACAGTCGCTAAGATGTCAGTAAGCTTAGAACAAACAGGGTTAGTCAAACACCAAACCAAAGACGTGGTGAATGCGATTGAAGGAATACACTTTCAAGTCGGGGAAATGTTCGACTTGAACAGCCAGATTGCCACGGCGTCTGAAGAGCAATCCATGGTATCTGCGGAGATTGACCGCAACATCACCGATATCGCGCACCTAGCGAGTGATACTCATACTGTGGTGTCAGGGTCTGTTCGTTGCAGCGAGCAAGTATCAAACGTGAGTGTGAAGCTAGAGAAGATAGTGGCGCAGTTTAAGTATTGA
- a CDS encoding HvfC/BufC family peptide modification chaperone, whose product MHNPPSMMMTQTEALTALIRSPLEDNSLCRYSEFIRDNVFSVLNNTFPLFCQQVDQDQLLMLVDEFVVVHYASEPEFHHIATEFVSFIQRRTQPIDNSSLIAGYELTSDQLAVLEYEWCAFGVEIDSTKQASRLGRADELLGEEEHQKLRVLLNETMKLVQVPFLVHGESLTFLTQRRHPVYYAIYRDSGQRVNTLKLREIDVAIIQMIQLQPNQTLANIKEKIAQQLARFEFINWVEHFTAVELLCVHSLGEK is encoded by the coding sequence ATGATGATGACGCAAACAGAGGCCTTGACCGCCTTAATACGCTCCCCTCTAGAAGACAATTCACTGTGTCGTTACAGCGAGTTTATTAGAGATAACGTGTTCAGTGTGTTGAACAACACTTTCCCGTTGTTTTGTCAGCAAGTCGACCAAGACCAATTATTGATGTTGGTTGATGAGTTCGTCGTTGTGCATTACGCATCAGAGCCGGAGTTTCATCATATTGCGACCGAGTTTGTGAGTTTCATTCAACGTCGAACTCAGCCAATAGACAACTCTAGTTTAATTGCGGGTTACGAGCTTACTTCCGATCAATTAGCGGTATTGGAATACGAATGGTGCGCGTTCGGCGTTGAAATCGACTCAACAAAACAAGCGTCGCGTTTGGGTCGGGCTGATGAGCTTCTCGGGGAGGAAGAGCATCAGAAATTGCGCGTATTACTGAATGAGACAATGAAACTCGTGCAGGTGCCTTTCCTTGTCCATGGTGAGTCACTGACGTTTTTAACACAAAGGCGTCACCCCGTTTATTACGCGATTTACCGAGATTCAGGCCAACGCGTTAACACATTAAAACTAAGAGAAATAGATGTGGCGATCATTCAAATGATTCAGCTACAACCAAATCAAACTCTCGCCAATATTAAAGAAAAGATAGCTCAACAGTTGGCAAGATTTGAGTTTATTAATTGGGTTGAACATTTCACAGCAGTTGAATTGCTTTGTGTTCACTCTTTAGGAGAAAAATAA
- a CDS encoding HvfX family Cu-binding RiPP maturation protein, with protein MIKSALNWFDSIFEKCKKFDYLVLLSVRLYLIPVIFVGARSKVLGFAGTVAWFGASTADGGLNLPFPELLAFLAAATEVLGCICIALGLFTRVISIPMIFMMSVASAMVHWKHGWDAIATGGMESTIRLNGFIEWLSVNFPGRYNYITELGDPVMLNNGMEFAGTYFVMLLVLLVYGGGRYVSVDYWLRKRFANKQTKALRW; from the coding sequence ATGATTAAGTCAGCACTCAATTGGTTCGATTCAATCTTCGAAAAATGTAAAAAATTCGATTACCTAGTCCTTCTTTCCGTTCGTTTGTATCTGATTCCAGTGATTTTCGTCGGTGCCCGCTCAAAAGTCTTGGGGTTCGCAGGCACGGTTGCTTGGTTTGGTGCGTCAACTGCAGATGGTGGACTTAACCTTCCCTTCCCTGAGTTATTGGCGTTTCTTGCAGCCGCAACGGAAGTACTAGGGTGTATTTGTATCGCATTAGGTCTTTTCACTCGTGTGATTTCTATTCCTATGATTTTCATGATGAGTGTTGCAAGTGCGATGGTTCACTGGAAACACGGTTGGGACGCTATTGCTACTGGTGGCATGGAATCAACCATTCGTTTAAATGGTTTTATCGAGTGGTTGTCCGTTAACTTCCCAGGCCGCTATAACTACATTACCGAACTGGGTGACCCGGTAATGCTGAATAACGGCATGGAATTCGCCGGAACTTACTTTGTCATGCTACTTGTACTGTTGGTTTACGGCGGTGGTCGCTACGTGAGCGTGGATTACTGGCTACGTAAACGCTTTGCAAACAAACAAACTAAAGCTCTTCGCTGGTAA